In Vigna angularis cultivar LongXiaoDou No.4 chromosome 8, ASM1680809v1, whole genome shotgun sequence, one DNA window encodes the following:
- the LOC108344211 gene encoding receptor-like protein EIX1, whose product MLSTWRDDENNRDCCKWEGIECNNETGHIEMLGLRGSTSHYLSGSINITSLFELKNLEYLDLSYNVFYGSQIPVSIGSFQRLRYLNLSQSGLSGTIPYELRNLSKLEYLDLKSNGLDGEFPSQVGNLSDLGYLDLSGNYFSGAIPHELGNLSHMMYLDLSGNSLSGTLPFHVGNLPLLRSLRLDGRSGLKIKDENWLSSLSSLTTLSLHSFPYLDFSHPWLQIISEHLPNLRELSLVKCGLSDYHISSLFPSQFNISTSLSILDLSYNILTSSTFQLLSNYSPNLQELHISDNNIVLSSSHYPNFPSLVVLDLATNNLTQASILQWNFNFSTKLQNLYLGNCGLTDKNFLVSSTSIKDSHYLVTLDLSLNLLTSAIFDWVFNCTTNLQSLSLYDNLIEGPIPYAFGKVMNSLEVLRLGTNKLKGEIPASLGNICTLKILYLNSNSLSGKISSFIQNSSRCNSPALETLDLSNNSIIGKVPESIGLLHQLQSLHLEENYLEGDINELHLTNLSQLVNLDLSDNSLSLTFGTTWFPSFQLFSMTLASCKLGPTFPSWLQTQSQLYFLDISDAGIDDFVPDWFWNKLQFINEINMSYNSLKGSIPNLTMEFLSDGPNAIILNSNNLEGVIPTFLSYAQTLDLSGNKFSDLNTLLCRNRVTKGIRTLDLSNNQITGQLPECWEHLSSLAFLDLRNNKLSGKIPQSMGTLVQLEALVLRNNNFSGELPLTLKKCSNLALLDVSKNLLSGPVPSWIGENMQRLKILSLRVNNFFGSVPVQLCYLSQIQVFDLSKNNLSGEIPTCFRNFTTLMERSVIPREIVRRRKISPEESYGDIYDSYLLLAWKGQDREFWNPENLLKSIDLSSNNLTGEVPKEIGYLVGLISLNLSRNNFRGEIPTEIGNLSLLEFLDLSRNNLSGSIPSTLSNIDRLGVLDLSNNNLSGRIPRGRHFETFGGSCFEGNINLCREQLNKSCPGDETIQETQQPTIVGEKNSNFYGALYMSLGLGFFAGFWGLLGSMLLWQPWRIAYMRFLNRLIDYVLVMVELNFTKCHRWLKG is encoded by the coding sequence ATGCTGTCCACGTGGAGAGACGATGAAAATAACAGAGATTGTTGCAAATGGGAAGGCATTGAATGTAACAACGAAACTGGTCACATAGAGATGCTTGGTCTTCGTGGTTCAACATCGCATTATTTGTCAGGTTCAATCAATATCACTTCGTTGTTTGAATTGAAAAATTTGGAATATTTGGATCTCAGCTATAATGTTTTTTACGGAAGCCAAATTCCAGTGTCCATTGGCTCATTTCAAAGGTTAAGATATCTCAATCTATCACAGTCAGGCCTTTCAGGGACAATTCCTTATGAACTACGAAATCTGTCAAAATTAGAGTATCTTGATCTTAAAAGTAATGGTCTCGATGGAGAATTTCCTTCTCAAGTTGGAAATCTCTCAGATTTAGGTTATCTTGATCTTTCAGGAAATTACTTTTCTGGTGCAATCCCTCATGAACTTGGAAATTTGTCTCATATGATGTATCTCGATCTTTCAGGAAATTCACTTTCCGGAACACTCCCTTTCCATGTCGGAAATCTTCCGCTCTTGCGTTCTCTTAGACTTGATGGCAGGTCCGgtcttaaaataaaagatgaaaattggTTATCTTCTCTCTCATCATTAACAACTCTCAGTCTCCATTCATTTCCTTATCTTGACTTCTCTCATCCCTGGCTTCAAATTATCAGTGAGCATCTTCCAAACTTACGAGAGTTGAGTCTAGTCAAATGTGGTCTTTCAGATTATCATATTTCATCTTTGTTTCCTTCTCAATTCAACATTTCCACTTCACTTTCCATCCTTGATCTCTCTTATAATATACTGACGTCATCAACATTTCAGCTGTTGTCCAACTATAGCCCTAATCTCCAAGAGCTTCATATTTCTGACAATAACATTGTTTTGTCATCTTCTCACTATCCAAACTTTCCTTCTCTTGTGGTCCTTGATCTCGCTACTAATAATCTAACTCAGGCATCAATACTTCAGTGGAATTTCAACTTCAGCACCAAACTGCAAAATCTTTACTTAGGAAATTGCGGTCTCACTGATAAAAATTTTCTTGTGTCATCTACTTCCATTAAAGATTCTCATTATCTTGTCACCCTTGATCTCTCACTTAATCTGTTGACATCGGCTATATTTGACTGGGTTTTCAACTGCACCACGAATCTACAAAGCCTTTCCCTTTATGATAACTTGATAGAAGGTCCCATTCCATATGCATTTGGGAAAGTAATGAACTCTCTTGAAGTTCTCAGACTTGGCACCAACAAACTGAAAGGCGAGATTCCAGCTTCGCTTGGGAACATATGCACATTAAAGATATtataccttaatagtaacagtTTGAGTGGGAAAATTTCTAGCTTCATTCAGAATTCCTCAAGGTGCAACAGCCCTGCACTTGAGACGCTAGATTTATCTAATAACTCGATAATTGGAAAAGTACCAGAAAGCATTGGGTTGCTTCATCAGTTGCAGTCTCTTCATCTTGAGGAAAATTATTTGGAGGGCGATATCAATGAATTGCATCTCACAAATTTGTCCCAATTGGTAAACTTAGACTTATCAGACAACTCATTGTCACTAACGTTCGGTACTACTTGGTTTCCGTCTTTCCAATTATTTAGCATGACACTAGCTTCATGCAAGTTGGGTCCAACCTTCCCAAGCTGGCTCCAAACTCAAAGTCAGCTATACTTCCTTGATATTTCGGATGCGGGGATTGATGACTTTGTACCAGATTGGTTTTGGAACAAGTTACAGTTTATAAATGAGATCAATATGTCTTACAACAGTCTCAAAGGCTCGATTCCAAATTTAACGATGGAGTTTCTCTCGGATGGTCCAAATGCAATAATTCTAAATTCAAATAATCTTGAAGGTGTAATCCCTACATTTTTGTCATATGCTCAAACGTTGGATTTGTCAGGAAATAAGTTTTCAGATTTAAATACATTATTGTGCAGAAATAGAGTAACAAAAGGTATCCGTACTTTGGATttatcaaataatcaaataacGGGACAACTGCCTGAGTGTTGGGAACATCTAAGTTCATTAGCATTTCTTGAtctaagaaataataaattatctgGAAAGATTCCACAGTCCATGGGTACTCTTGTTCAGTTGGAGGCTCTGGTCCTACGAAACAACAATTTTAGTGGAGAACTGCCACTCACATTGAAGAAATGTTCAAACTTAGCTTTACTAGACGTGAGTAAGAATTTGTTGTCTGGTCCAGTACCTTCCTGGATCGGGGAAAATATGCAACGATTGAAAATCCTGAGCTTGCGAGTAAATAACTTCTTTGGAAGTGTTCCTGTACAACTCTGCTATTTGAGTCAAATTCAAGTCTTTGACCTCTCAAAGAATAACTTGTCAGGTGAAATACCAACATGTTTCAGAAATTTTACCACATTGATGGAAAGGAGCGTAATCCCGAGGGAAATTGTAAGGAGACGAAAAATTTCGCCAGAAGAATCTTATGGAGATATTTATGACTCTTACTTGTTGTTGGCGTGGAAAGGTCAGGATCGTGAGTTTTGGAATCCAGAGAATCTTCTTAAGAGCATTGACCTCTCAAGTAACAATTTAACAGGTGAAGTACCTAAAGAGATTGGATATTTAGTTGGATtgatttctttgaatttatcaAGAAACAACTTTCGTGGTGAAATTCCTACAGAGATTGGGAATTTAAGTTTGCTGGAATTCCTAGACTTATCAAGAAATAATTTGTCAGGCAGTATTCCTTCCACTCTTTCCAACATTGATCGTCTTGGTGTGTTagacttatcaaacaacaatctcAGTGGAAGAATCCCAAGAGGAAGACATTTTGAAACCTTTGGTGGCTCTTGTTTTGAAGGAAATATTAATCTTTGTCGAGAGCAACTCAACAAAAGTTGTCCAGGAGATGAGACAATACAAGAAACTCAACAACCAACAATCGTTGGAGAGAAGAATTCAAATTTCTATGGAGCATTATACATGAGCTTGGGGCTAGGTTTCTTTGCAGGCTTTTGGGGCTTATTAGGATCAATGCTACTTTGGCAACCATGGAGAATTGCTTACATGAGATTCTTGAACAGACTGATAGACTATGTACTTGTAATGGTTGAATTGAACTTTACCAAGTGTCATAGGTGGCTCAAAGGATAG